A portion of the Bacteroides faecium genome contains these proteins:
- a CDS encoding ISAs1 family transposase, which yields MKIGIIDLCKQIEDPRMNRKKVHKMETIIYISIAAVICGAQSWNEIEEFGNAKIAFFKSRIPDLEFIPSHDTFNRFFSIIKPEYFELIFRNWVKQVCQEVKGVVAIDGKLMRGPSQCDGEHTTGKEGFKLWMVSAWSAANGISLGQVKVDDKSNEITAVPLLINSLELSGCIVTIDAMGCQKDITQTIIERDANYIIAIKENKKKNYQLAKQIIDDYWDRDEIINRVTRHVSENTGHGRVEKRTCTVVSYGSIMEKMFKKKLVGLKSIVGIKSERTIVSTGEYTQEVRYYVTSLDNTKPEEIASAIRQHWSIENNLHWQLDVTFREDYSKKVKNAARNFSTATKMALTILKNDKTTKGSMNLKRLKAGWDENYLSQLLQENNF from the coding sequence ATGAAAATTGGCATAATTGACCTTTGTAAACAAATAGAAGATCCTAGGATGAACCGCAAAAAAGTACATAAAATGGAAACCATTATCTATATATCCATTGCTGCTGTAATCTGTGGCGCCCAATCCTGGAATGAGATTGAGGAATTTGGCAATGCGAAAATTGCTTTTTTCAAAAGTCGCATACCTGACCTGGAGTTCATCCCCAGTCATGATACTTTTAATAGATTCTTCAGTATAATAAAGCCCGAGTATTTTGAGTTGATCTTTCGCAATTGGGTAAAACAAGTCTGTCAAGAGGTGAAAGGCGTTGTAGCTATAGATGGCAAGCTCATGCGTGGTCCAAGCCAATGTGATGGAGAGCATACTACGGGAAAAGAAGGATTCAAATTATGGATGGTTTCGGCCTGGTCTGCCGCTAATGGAATTTCTTTAGGTCAGGTAAAAGTAGATGATAAAAGCAATGAGATTACAGCTGTTCCATTGTTGATTAACTCTTTGGAACTAAGTGGTTGTATTGTTACAATTGACGCGATGGGATGCCAGAAAGATATAACCCAGACCATTATTGAGCGTGATGCAAATTATATTATAGCTATAAAGGAGAATAAGAAAAAAAATTATCAACTAGCTAAACAAATCATTGACGATTATTGGGATAGAGATGAAATAATCAATAGAGTCACCAGGCATGTGTCGGAAAATACCGGACATGGAAGAGTTGAGAAAAGAACCTGTACTGTAGTTAGTTATGGTTCTATAATGGAGAAAATGTTTAAGAAGAAACTTGTGGGGTTGAAGTCTATTGTAGGGATAAAGTCGGAGAGAACAATAGTATCAACAGGAGAATATACTCAAGAGGTCAGATACTATGTAACTTCACTTGATAATACCAAACCGGAGGAGATTGCATCTGCCATTAGGCAGCATTGGTCTATTGAGAATAATCTTCATTGGCAACTGGATGTTACCTTTCGAGAAGACTACAGTAAAAAGGTAAAAAATGCAGCAAGAAACTTTTCGACCGCAACAAAGATGGCACTTACCATACTAAAGAATGATAAAACAACCAAAGGGAGTATGAATCTGAAAAGACTAAAAGCGGGATGGGATGAAAACTATTTGTCACAACTTTTACAGGAAAATAATTTTTAA
- a CDS encoding glycoside hydrolase family 30 protein → MMNLKRILMLGGLTISLTGMYAQSFTWISSTEGNVWKEAEVKLQTKSNQAPVLKADANESIQTFKKWGTCFNELGWDALNMLSIDDQKVVLNNFFAPDGELKFSMGRIPMNANDYARNWYSCNEVPGDFKLNYFTIDRDKQTLIPYVKRALKVNPNMTFWISPWSPPSWMKVNHYYSVKSKAGVNQLPTQAEIALYERIENVDKKFYPKQVTENDYFIQDPRYLQSYADYFCKFVSAYQKEKIPVNRVMFQNEPWAYSIYPACAWTPEGIIRFNVEYLAPTLKKQLPEVQLYLGTLNTNRIELVDKILSDPRMKDAVEGIGFQWWGGQILPKIRKKYPNYKYMQTESECGSGTFDWKAAEHTFNLINHYLGSGCEEYTFWNAILCDEGTSGWGWKQNALVRVDSNTSSVIYTPEYYAVRHFSNRVVSGTKILQYKEKGEDKLPVMVFLTPDNKFLIVAGNFNDTPRQLTVQIRNKYLDVTVQGHSFNTFSMK, encoded by the coding sequence ATGATGAATCTAAAAAGAATATTAATGCTGGGTGGGCTTACAATAAGCCTGACCGGTATGTATGCCCAATCCTTTACATGGATCAGCAGCACGGAAGGAAATGTTTGGAAAGAAGCTGAAGTAAAACTTCAAACAAAGAGTAATCAAGCACCTGTTTTAAAAGCGGATGCCAATGAAAGTATCCAAACTTTCAAAAAATGGGGAACCTGTTTCAATGAATTGGGTTGGGATGCACTAAACATGCTATCAATAGATGACCAGAAGGTAGTGCTAAACAATTTTTTTGCTCCCGACGGCGAACTAAAGTTCTCTATGGGACGTATTCCGATGAATGCCAATGACTATGCACGCAACTGGTATAGCTGTAATGAAGTACCGGGTGACTTTAAACTAAATTACTTTACTATCGACCGTGATAAACAAACCCTTATACCTTACGTGAAACGTGCGCTAAAGGTGAATCCTAATATGACATTTTGGATTTCTCCCTGGTCACCTCCATCGTGGATGAAAGTGAATCATTATTATTCAGTGAAAAGTAAAGCAGGGGTGAATCAATTACCTACTCAAGCAGAAATAGCTCTTTATGAAAGGATTGAAAATGTAGATAAAAAATTCTATCCAAAGCAGGTGACAGAAAACGACTATTTCATCCAAGATCCGCGCTACTTACAATCTTATGCTGACTATTTCTGTAAATTTGTATCAGCTTATCAGAAAGAAAAGATTCCAGTGAACCGTGTGATGTTCCAAAATGAACCGTGGGCTTATTCTATTTACCCCGCTTGCGCATGGACTCCTGAAGGTATTATTCGTTTCAATGTAGAATATTTAGCTCCGACTTTGAAAAAACAGTTACCGGAAGTGCAACTCTATCTGGGCACTCTGAATACAAACCGTATCGAATTGGTAGACAAGATTCTCTCCGATCCCCGTATGAAGGATGCGGTGGAGGGCATTGGTTTCCAATGGTGGGGAGGACAGATTCTGCCGAAGATCCGCAAAAAATATCCAAACTATAAATACATGCAGACTGAAAGTGAATGTGGTTCGGGAACTTTTGATTGGAAAGCAGCCGAACACACTTTTAATTTGATTAATCATTATTTGGGCAGTGGATGTGAAGAATACACTTTTTGGAATGCTATCTTATGTGATGAAGGAACCAGCGGTTGGGGATGGAAACAGAATGCATTAGTTCGAGTAGATTCTAATACTAGTTCCGTTATTTATACTCCGGAATATTATGCTGTAAGGCATTTCAGCAACCGGGTTGTTTCCGGTACGAAGATTTTGCAATATAAAGAGAAAGGTGAAGACAAACTACCTGTTATGGTATTTCTTACTCCGGACAATAAGTTCTTGATAGTAGCCGGAAACTTTAACGATACCCCACGACAGCTAACTGTACAAATAAGAAATAAATATTTGGATGTTACTGTACAAGGACATTCTTTTAATACATTTAGCATGAAGTAA
- a CDS encoding DUF1266 domain-containing protein: protein MRHMYQFQLMLLGIVLMFSSCGGQSEKRVIEDERLASYMLAGIYTLTGYEGEVEGVTGLFESNLPDTLASDFLSQMQEGYTDLLIFPFKEGTPKSSILRELKNSWGINNKEELLATLEELKNGLHQARFEKCLQAVKENGGDNADINAIDCAKYGIDKEDVAFVIKNFDKISATGIKAWDYARYANNVNMAQGAGLLTDVECDELMKSLLATARASYSDWKTYFSDFDMGRRFWGGDESNAEMFSRNAALLGSDNAYLIYKYIPLQVTE from the coding sequence ATGAGACATATGTATCAGTTTCAACTAATGCTTTTGGGCATAGTATTGATGTTTTCTTCCTGTGGTGGACAATCGGAAAAGCGAGTTATTGAAGATGAAAGGCTTGCCAGCTATATGCTTGCCGGAATATATACCTTAACTGGCTACGAAGGAGAGGTAGAAGGGGTAACGGGGCTATTCGAAAGTAATTTGCCGGATACACTTGCATCCGATTTCCTTTCTCAAATGCAAGAGGGATATACCGATTTGCTCATTTTCCCCTTTAAAGAAGGAACTCCCAAATCTAGTATCCTGCGTGAACTTAAAAACTCTTGGGGAATAAACAATAAAGAAGAGCTATTGGCTACTCTGGAAGAATTGAAGAACGGCTTACATCAGGCTAGATTTGAAAAATGCCTTCAGGCTGTCAAGGAAAACGGTGGTGACAATGCTGATATCAATGCGATTGATTGTGCAAAATATGGCATAGACAAAGAAGATGTAGCATTCGTTATCAAGAACTTCGACAAGATTTCTGCTACCGGTATCAAAGCGTGGGATTACGCACGTTATGCCAATAACGTCAACATGGCGCAGGGAGCCGGACTACTGACTGATGTTGAATGTGACGAGCTGATGAAAAGCCTGTTGGCTACTGCACGTGCCAGCTACAGTGACTGGAAGACTTACTTCTCCGATTTTGATATGGGTCGCCGCTTCTGGGGCGGTGACGAAAGTAATGCGGAAATGTTCAGCCGTAACGCTGCGTTGTTAGGTTCGGATAATGCTTATCTCATCTATAAATACATTCCGCTCCAGGTGACAGAATAG
- a CDS encoding HU family DNA-binding protein — translation MAYYNLKKKPALTTEEGETETMYADIVYNGTISAERLIHMVAKRTGFKEGVIDGILTELKDDVLQYLGEGYRVELGEFGFFSAKVKASRLVTNKNDLRSNSVTFNGVNFRASKSFREGLRGDLERKKSVDFRASLEWDKEILKKIVLQHIRQHGFITRSTYTQLTGRLKNTALADLKSFADEGVIKRVGHGNQMHFIIPPAE, via the coding sequence ATGGCTTATTACAATTTAAAAAAGAAACCTGCCTTGACTACCGAGGAAGGGGAAACAGAAACGATGTATGCCGACATCGTCTACAACGGAACGATTTCGGCCGAACGATTGATTCATATGGTTGCCAAGAGAACCGGATTTAAAGAAGGAGTGATAGACGGCATCCTCACGGAATTGAAAGATGACGTGTTGCAGTACTTGGGCGAAGGATACCGTGTCGAACTGGGAGAGTTCGGCTTCTTTTCCGCCAAGGTGAAAGCTTCCCGTCTGGTGACAAACAAAAATGATCTTCGTTCCAACTCGGTTACTTTCAATGGAGTGAACTTCCGTGCTTCCAAGAGCTTCCGGGAAGGTCTTCGCGGGGATTTGGAACGTAAGAAGTCCGTTGATTTCAGAGCCTCACTTGAATGGGACAAGGAAATCTTAAAGAAGATTGTCCTGCAACATATCAGGCAACACGGCTTCATTACACGGTCTACTTATACACAATTGACGGGGCGGTTGAAGAATACTGCACTTGCCGACCTCAAATCTTTTGCGGACGAAGGTGTCATCAAAAGGGTAGGGCACGGCAATCAGATGCATTTTATTATACCGCCTGCTGAATAG
- a CDS encoding sulfatase family protein, with protein MSGYIEHSRRPSTYTNLDRLAKQSVIFNRACSTCPLSSPHRAMLMTGMFPETNGVPTNCYNGRPEGIHENLICFTDVLASADYETAYVGKTHWNRTEPLFDKEGNYVGTTEKPGGHCIFPYDTYIPEGRGRKSNKYWFQQLKDNHFNAAAYSNRPELVNGKKDGEAYRPHRFTSAVEADVVIGYLQNKSGQRDASKPFSLFWSLNPPHTPYSSIKDCEEEVFNQYYKDMKKEDLLLRPNVKYGEGTQIKDLNKLILESKVYFSLIKSVDDEIGRVLKAMDEEGLADNTILVFAADHGEMMGSHGRMAKGVIYDEAFAIPFFVRYPNKLKPQVNDLMLGATDIMPTMLGMMNLGDKLPETVKGKDYSQGIITGKFKKVKKPVSSFYYMQKEKGVRTERYSYLVTKEGNYLLFDNQKDPYQMNPLKLEEIPARQMRLLKKELGNWLKVSEDSWAEERKFPERIQY; from the coding sequence ATATCGGGATATATTGAACACAGTAGGCGACCCAGTACATACACAAATCTTGACCGATTAGCCAAACAGAGTGTCATATTTAACCGGGCTTGCAGCACCTGCCCGTTAAGTAGCCCGCACCGGGCTATGCTAATGACCGGCATGTTCCCCGAAACAAACGGAGTACCTACCAATTGCTACAATGGAAGGCCGGAGGGTATTCATGAAAACCTAATCTGTTTCACTGACGTGCTGGCCTCAGCCGACTACGAAACGGCTTATGTGGGAAAAACGCACTGGAACCGCACAGAACCGTTATTCGACAAGGAAGGGAACTATGTAGGCACCACCGAGAAACCGGGAGGGCACTGTATATTTCCATACGATACATATATCCCTGAAGGCAGAGGACGCAAAAGCAATAAATACTGGTTCCAGCAACTAAAAGACAATCATTTCAATGCCGCAGCCTACTCCAATCGTCCGGAACTGGTGAATGGAAAGAAAGACGGTGAGGCTTACCGCCCACATCGATTCACTTCGGCAGTGGAAGCAGATGTGGTAATCGGATATCTGCAAAATAAATCCGGGCAACGTGACGCCTCCAAGCCTTTTAGCCTGTTTTGGAGTCTGAATCCTCCGCACACCCCCTATTCCAGCATAAAGGACTGTGAAGAAGAAGTGTTCAATCAATATTATAAGGATATGAAAAAAGAAGATTTACTGCTCCGCCCCAATGTGAAGTATGGAGAAGGCACGCAAATCAAAGACTTGAACAAGCTAATTTTGGAATCTAAAGTATATTTCTCCCTGATAAAAAGCGTGGATGATGAAATAGGCCGAGTACTGAAGGCGATGGATGAAGAAGGTTTGGCAGACAACACTATTCTGGTATTTGCTGCCGACCACGGAGAGATGATGGGTAGCCATGGTCGCATGGCCAAAGGAGTAATTTACGACGAGGCTTTTGCTATTCCATTTTTTGTACGCTACCCAAACAAACTAAAGCCACAGGTTAACGATCTAATGCTTGGGGCTACGGACATCATGCCGACAATGTTAGGTATGATGAATTTGGGTGACAAGCTACCTGAAACCGTGAAAGGGAAAGACTATTCACAAGGTATCATCACCGGAAAATTCAAAAAAGTGAAAAAGCCGGTTTCTTCATTCTATTATATGCAGAAAGAAAAAGGAGTACGTACCGAGCGTTATTCGTATCTAGTGACAAAAGAAGGAAATTATCTGTTATTCGACAATCAGAAAGATCCTTATCAAATGAATCCGTTGAAGTTGGAAGAGATTCCAGCCAGACAAATGAGACTATTGAAAAAAGAACTAGGTAATTGGCTAAAAGTGTCGGAAGACAGTTGGGCGGAAGAACGGAAATTCCCCGAAAGAATACAGTACTAA